The Etheostoma cragini isolate CJK2018 chromosome 15, CSU_Ecrag_1.0, whole genome shotgun sequence genome window below encodes:
- the LOC117958756 gene encoding uncharacterized protein LOC117958756 isoform X1, giving the protein MSLDGTKLLFEGFLQKRKDTMKIRWVTYWFRLQNTTLFFYTQKNGSAAHLRGYYYIYTVQSVREVQRVDSKRFMFEIFMTNGKRKLLAAETAALRKEWVGLLWQAMNLSTSVVSDSRSTQHEVCEQRGRLNSSTPISSHSDCVMELMPARPLSAPAPTGHVHHKIRNIASPICLSEEPEGEEAVQQNTLSACSYQHHNSDSPQWSGGLSNAEGRQEGDYDILPLRTKVCEINPSTETEEGVYDFPLSYRRADEHPNPTESIYDVPSSLLRRIPDHTLEEQPEDEVYWRI; this is encoded by the exons ATGTCTTTAGATGGGACTAAATTATTGTTTGAAGGCTTcctgcagaaaagaaaagatactATG AAAATAAGATGGGTGACGTATTGGTTCAGGCTTCAAAATACAACCTTGTTCTTCTATACACAGAAGAATGGCAGCGCC GCACACTTGAGAGGCTATTACTACATTTACACA GTGCAGTCAGTACGAGAGGTCCAGAGAGTTGACAGCAAGCGCTTTATGTTTGAGATCTTCATGACCAATGGAAAGAGGAAATTGTTG GCAGCAGAGACCGCAGCTCTCAGAAAAGAGTGGGTAGGACTCCTATGGCAAGCCATGAATCTTTCTACCTCTGTGGTTTCAGACTCCAGAAGCACACA GCATGAAGTGTGTGAGCAGCGAGGGCGGTTAAACAGCAGCACACCCATCTCCTCACACAGTGACTGCGTAATGGAGTTGATGCCTGCTCGGCCCCTCTCGGCCCCTGCCCCTACAGGCCACGTCCACCACAAGATCAGGAACATCGCCTCCCCCATCTGCCTGTCTGAGGAGCCGGAAGGTGAAGAGGCAGTGCAGCAAAACACACTTTCAGCCTGTAGCTACCAGCATCACAACA GTGACAGTCCACAATGGTCCGGTGGGTTAAGCAATGCAGAAGGCAGACAAGAAGGCGACTATGACATTTTACCACTTAGAACCA AGGTTTGTGAGATCAACCCTTCAACAGAGACGGAAGAGGGCGTGTATGACTTTCCTCTCTCTTACAGGAGGGCTGATGAACATCCAA ACCCCACAGAGAGCATCTATGATGTACCGAGCTCTCTTTTGAGAAGGATTCCTGATCACACTTTAG AGGAGCAGCCGGAAGACGAAGTTTACTGGAGGATATAA
- the LOC117958756 gene encoding uncharacterized protein LOC117958756 isoform X2 — protein sequence MSLDGTKLLFEGFLQKRKDTMKIRWVTYWFRLQNTTLFFYTQKNGSAVQSVREVQRVDSKRFMFEIFMTNGKRKLLAAETAALRKEWVGLLWQAMNLSTSVVSDSRSTQHEVCEQRGRLNSSTPISSHSDCVMELMPARPLSAPAPTGHVHHKIRNIASPICLSEEPEGEEAVQQNTLSACSYQHHNSDSPQWSGGLSNAEGRQEGDYDILPLRTKVCEINPSTETEEGVYDFPLSYRRADEHPNPTESIYDVPSSLLRRIPDHTLEEQPEDEVYWRI from the exons ATGTCTTTAGATGGGACTAAATTATTGTTTGAAGGCTTcctgcagaaaagaaaagatactATG AAAATAAGATGGGTGACGTATTGGTTCAGGCTTCAAAATACAACCTTGTTCTTCTATACACAGAAGAATGGCAGCGCC GTGCAGTCAGTACGAGAGGTCCAGAGAGTTGACAGCAAGCGCTTTATGTTTGAGATCTTCATGACCAATGGAAAGAGGAAATTGTTG GCAGCAGAGACCGCAGCTCTCAGAAAAGAGTGGGTAGGACTCCTATGGCAAGCCATGAATCTTTCTACCTCTGTGGTTTCAGACTCCAGAAGCACACA GCATGAAGTGTGTGAGCAGCGAGGGCGGTTAAACAGCAGCACACCCATCTCCTCACACAGTGACTGCGTAATGGAGTTGATGCCTGCTCGGCCCCTCTCGGCCCCTGCCCCTACAGGCCACGTCCACCACAAGATCAGGAACATCGCCTCCCCCATCTGCCTGTCTGAGGAGCCGGAAGGTGAAGAGGCAGTGCAGCAAAACACACTTTCAGCCTGTAGCTACCAGCATCACAACA GTGACAGTCCACAATGGTCCGGTGGGTTAAGCAATGCAGAAGGCAGACAAGAAGGCGACTATGACATTTTACCACTTAGAACCA AGGTTTGTGAGATCAACCCTTCAACAGAGACGGAAGAGGGCGTGTATGACTTTCCTCTCTCTTACAGGAGGGCTGATGAACATCCAA ACCCCACAGAGAGCATCTATGATGTACCGAGCTCTCTTTTGAGAAGGATTCCTGATCACACTTTAG AGGAGCAGCCGGAAGACGAAGTTTACTGGAGGATATAA
- the LOC117958753 gene encoding BUB3-interacting and GLEBS motif-containing protein ZNF207-like isoform X3, whose amino-acid sequence MGRKKKKQMKPWCWYCNRDFDDEKILIQHQKAKHFKCHICHKKLYTGPGLAIHCMQVHKETIDGVPNAIPGRTDIELEIYGMEGIPEKDMEERRRVLEQKNQETQKKKQNQDDSDEYDEDDEPGPSFQQPSAGQPQAGYIPPMTQPSMPPGSGASGIPPGSYSGIPPMMPGVPPGMPPPVGHCPGITHMAQVPSAANILTRPAVPASTAPSSQPDVTKPLFPIGGQMGSRVACTSEGSSSADSQFASPKALFPVTSQSQQSGSPHPPSSDPSKPTFPAYTQTTLAVASPNAGSSTVSKPPSTVTSKPATLTTSSATSKLIHPDEDISLEELRAQLQRYQRSIPRPAQNTAAASPVSSVGGMMVPQQPSMRHSIPGQYGGPSQGLPGYMPGGMLPYGQAPPVVPPGYQGAPPRPPMGMRPSVMSPGARY is encoded by the exons AtgggaagaaagaagaaaaagcaaatgAAGCCTTGGTGCTG GTACTGCAACAGAGATTTTGATGATGAAAAGATTCTCATTCAGCATCAGAAGGCCAAACACTTCAAGTGCCACATCTGTCATAAAAAGCTGTACACTGGTCCTGGGCTTGCAATCCACTGTATGCAG GTACATAAAGAGACCATCGATGGAGTCCCTAATGCAATCCCTGGAAGAACCGATATTGAGCTGGAAATATATGGCATGGAGGGTATTCCCGAAAAAGACatggaagagagaagaagagtgcTAGAGCAAAAGAACCAAG AGActcaaaagaaaaagcagaaccAGGATGACTCTGATGAGTATGATGAAGATGACGAGCCTGGTCCCTCTTTCCAGCAGCCTTCTGCAGGCCAGCCACAGGCAGGCTACATACCCCCTATGACCCAGCCCAGCATGCCTCCTGGCTCCGGTGCTTCAGGTATCCCGCCAGGCAGCTACTCAG GAATTCCCCCAATGATGCCAGGTGTGCCAC CAGGCATGCCTCCTCCTGTGGGCCACTGTCCAGGCATCACGCACATGGCTCAGGTTCCCTCTGCTGCAAACATACTGACTAGACCTGCTGTCCCTGCTTCCACTGCCCCATCAAGCCAGCCTGATGTAACAAAGCCTCTTTTTCCCATTGGTGGACAG ATGGGCAGTCGTGTTGCATGTACAAGTGAAGGCTCATCCAGTGCAGACTCACAGTTCGCCTCCCCTAAAGCTCTGTTCCCTGTCACATCACAA AGTCAGCAGTCAGGGTCCCCCCACCCTCCTTCCTCTGATCCCTCAAAGCCCACATTCCCGGCCTACACTCAGACCACCTTAGCTGTGGCCAGCCCCAATGCTGGAAGCAGTACGGTCTCCAAACCCCCCTCTACTGTGACCAGTAAGCCTGCCACCCTCACCACCTCCAGTGCAACCAGTAAGTTGATCCACCCTGATGAGGATATCTCACTG GAAGAGTTGCGCGCTCAGTTGCAGAGGTACCAGCGCAGTATTCCCCGGCCAGCCCAGAACACCGCTGCTGCCTCGCCAGTGAGTTCTGTGGGTGGCATGATGGTTCCTCAGCAGCCCAGCATGAGGCATTCCATACCTG GCCAGTACGGTGGTCCATCCCAGGGGCTGCCAGGCTACATGCCAGGAGGGATGCTTCCGTACGGACAAGCCCCTCCTGTGGTTCCCCCTGGGTACCAGGGAGCCCCTCCACGGCCACCCATGGGTATGAGACCCTCTGTCATGTCGCCTGGAGCCCGCTACTGA
- the c15h17orf75 gene encoding protein Njmu-R1 isoform X2 translates to MFTSQTSSFQDSIDVEERDDFDSEEIAGYSQKIQLNCYYTIYLYQGTSLTLIDSSLPSEAEPELRTYISRRLSKGALLGGMGNIATVELSIPEQAVGCYCCLLEQERSPEQPDADGNGYVICFMGGSEKGLNLFRLELDKYVQGLHSSLQTPELQNLETEVRPYLSQWYEESVMHIYRVVQLVQSNISFLLHAALNHTHVEVNNSDERTKADVSRFIKAASLQGLSQQDTTTASLCKAISEDTHSDLIIDCSTSPPILSNTVSNRFCEDWIQAFLNAAERCNPFLLRQILENFKLKAIQDMNSLKRFVRQAEMSHYALFRCCQFLQGCGNGDVLLQNARAEHSDLPEACSIISVLEEFLKEHAQAQA, encoded by the exons ATGTTTACATCCCAAACCTCGTCCTTCCAGGATTCAATTGACGTGGAAGAGAGAGATGACTTTGACAGCGAGGAAATTGCTGGATACAGCCAGAAAATTCAGCTGAACTGCTACTACACCATCTATCTTTATCAAGGCACAAG CCTGACACTGATTGACAGCAGCCTGCCATCAGAGGCGGAACCTGAGCTGCGGACCTACATTTCAAGGAGGCTGAGCAAAGGTGCCCTGCTGGGAGGCATGGGCAATATCGCCACTGTGGAACTAAG TATTCCAGAGCAGGCAGTCGGCTGCTACTGCTGTCTCCTGGAGCAGGAAAGGTCTCCTGAACAGCCTGATGCTGATGGAAATGGATACGTCATCTGCTTCATGGGCGGCTCTGAAAAAGGACTGAACTT ATTTAGGTTAGAGCTTGATAAATATGTCCAAGGCCTACATAGCAGTCTGCAAACCCCAGAG CTGCAGAACCTTGAGACAGAGGTGCGTCCCTATCTGAGTCAGTGGTACGAGGAGTCTGTGATGCACATTTATCGGGTGGTGCAGCTGGTCCAAAGCAACATCAGCTTTTTGCTGCATGCT GCTCTGAATCACACACATGTCGAAGTCAATAATTCAGATGAGAGGACAAAGGCGGATGTGTCCAG GTTCATCAAAGCAGCCAGTTTGCAGGGTCTGTCCCAACAAGACACTACAACAGCTTCTCTGTGTAAGGCTATCTCAGAGGACACCCACTCTGACCTGATCATAGACTGTTCCACCAGCCCACCCATACTCTCAAACACTG tcaGTAATCGTTTCTGTGAAGACTGGATTCAGGCATTTCTAAACGCTGCAGAGCGTTGTAATCCTTTCCTGCTCAGACAGATTCTGGAGAACTTCAAACTTAAG GCCATCCAGGACATGAACAGCCTGAAGCGTTTCGTGCGACAAGCAGAGATGAGTCACTACGCCCTGTTTCGCTGCTGCCAGTTCCTACAGGGCTGCGGAAATGGGGATGTGTTGCTCCAGAATGCCAGGGCAGAGCACAGTGACTTGCCTGAAGCCTGCAGCATCATCAGTGTCCTGGAGGAGTTCCTCAAAGAACACGCCCAGGCCCAGGCTTGA
- the LOC117958753 gene encoding BUB3-interacting and GLEBS motif-containing protein ZNF207-like isoform X2: MGRKKKKQMKPWCWYCNRDFDDEKILIQHQKAKHFKCHICHKKLYTGPGLAIHCMQVHKETIDGVPNAIPGRTDIELEIYGMEGIPEKDMEERRRVLEQKNQETQKKKQNQDDSDEYDEDDEPGPSFQQPSAGQPQAGYIPPMTQPSMPPGSGASGIPPGSYSGIPPMMPGVPPMMPGMPPVMPGMPPGMIPMGGMMPPGPGMPPMMPGVAPGMPPPVGHCPGITHMAQVPSAANILTRPAVPASTAPSSQPDVTKPLFPIGGQSQQSGSPHPPSSDPSKPTFPAYTQTTLAVASPNAGSSTVSKPPSTVTSKPATLTTSSATSKLIHPDEDISLEELRAQLQRYQRSIPRPAQNTAAASPVSSVGGMMVPQQPSMRHSIPGQYGGPSQGLPGYMPGGMLPYGQAPPVVPPGYQGAPPRPPMGMRPSVMSPGARY; encoded by the exons AtgggaagaaagaagaaaaagcaaatgAAGCCTTGGTGCTG GTACTGCAACAGAGATTTTGATGATGAAAAGATTCTCATTCAGCATCAGAAGGCCAAACACTTCAAGTGCCACATCTGTCATAAAAAGCTGTACACTGGTCCTGGGCTTGCAATCCACTGTATGCAG GTACATAAAGAGACCATCGATGGAGTCCCTAATGCAATCCCTGGAAGAACCGATATTGAGCTGGAAATATATGGCATGGAGGGTATTCCCGAAAAAGACatggaagagagaagaagagtgcTAGAGCAAAAGAACCAAG AGActcaaaagaaaaagcagaaccAGGATGACTCTGATGAGTATGATGAAGATGACGAGCCTGGTCCCTCTTTCCAGCAGCCTTCTGCAGGCCAGCCACAGGCAGGCTACATACCCCCTATGACCCAGCCCAGCATGCCTCCTGGCTCCGGTGCTTCAGGTATCCCGCCAGGCAGCTACTCAG GAATTCCCCCAATGATGCCAGGTGTGCCACCAATGATGCCAGGAATGCCCCCTGTAATGCCAGGAATGCCTCCAGG gATGATACCAATGGGTGGGATGATGCCTCCAGGCCCAGGGATGCCACCAATGATGCCAGGTGTGGCACCAG GCATGCCTCCTCCTGTGGGCCACTGTCCAGGCATCACGCACATGGCTCAGGTTCCCTCTGCTGCAAACATACTGACTAGACCTGCTGTCCCTGCTTCCACTGCCCCATCAAGCCAGCCTGATGTAACAAAGCCTCTTTTTCCCATTGGTGGACAG AGTCAGCAGTCAGGGTCCCCCCACCCTCCTTCCTCTGATCCCTCAAAGCCCACATTCCCGGCCTACACTCAGACCACCTTAGCTGTGGCCAGCCCCAATGCTGGAAGCAGTACGGTCTCCAAACCCCCCTCTACTGTGACCAGTAAGCCTGCCACCCTCACCACCTCCAGTGCAACCAGTAAGTTGATCCACCCTGATGAGGATATCTCACTG GAAGAGTTGCGCGCTCAGTTGCAGAGGTACCAGCGCAGTATTCCCCGGCCAGCCCAGAACACCGCTGCTGCCTCGCCAGTGAGTTCTGTGGGTGGCATGATGGTTCCTCAGCAGCCCAGCATGAGGCATTCCATACCTG GCCAGTACGGTGGTCCATCCCAGGGGCTGCCAGGCTACATGCCAGGAGGGATGCTTCCGTACGGACAAGCCCCTCCTGTGGTTCCCCCTGGGTACCAGGGAGCCCCTCCACGGCCACCCATGGGTATGAGACCCTCTGTCATGTCGCCTGGAGCCCGCTACTGA
- the LOC117958756 gene encoding uncharacterized protein LOC117958756 isoform X3, producing the protein MSLDGTKLLFEGFLQKRKDTMKIRWVTYWFRLQNTTLFFYTQKNGSAAHLRGYYYIYTVQSVREVQRVDSKRFMFEIFMTNGKRKLLAAETAALRKEWVGLLWQAMNLSTSVVSDSRSTQHEVCEQRGRLNSSTPISSHSDCVMELMPARPLSAPAPTGHVHHKIRNIASPICLSEEPEGDSPQWSGGLSNAEGRQEGDYDILPLRTKVCEINPSTETEEGVYDFPLSYRRADEHPNPTESIYDVPSSLLRRIPDHTLEEQPEDEVYWRI; encoded by the exons ATGTCTTTAGATGGGACTAAATTATTGTTTGAAGGCTTcctgcagaaaagaaaagatactATG AAAATAAGATGGGTGACGTATTGGTTCAGGCTTCAAAATACAACCTTGTTCTTCTATACACAGAAGAATGGCAGCGCC GCACACTTGAGAGGCTATTACTACATTTACACA GTGCAGTCAGTACGAGAGGTCCAGAGAGTTGACAGCAAGCGCTTTATGTTTGAGATCTTCATGACCAATGGAAAGAGGAAATTGTTG GCAGCAGAGACCGCAGCTCTCAGAAAAGAGTGGGTAGGACTCCTATGGCAAGCCATGAATCTTTCTACCTCTGTGGTTTCAGACTCCAGAAGCACACA GCATGAAGTGTGTGAGCAGCGAGGGCGGTTAAACAGCAGCACACCCATCTCCTCACACAGTGACTGCGTAATGGAGTTGATGCCTGCTCGGCCCCTCTCGGCCCCTGCCCCTACAGGCCACGTCCACCACAAGATCAGGAACATCGCCTCCCCCATCTGCCTGTCTGAGGAGCCGGAAG GTGACAGTCCACAATGGTCCGGTGGGTTAAGCAATGCAGAAGGCAGACAAGAAGGCGACTATGACATTTTACCACTTAGAACCA AGGTTTGTGAGATCAACCCTTCAACAGAGACGGAAGAGGGCGTGTATGACTTTCCTCTCTCTTACAGGAGGGCTGATGAACATCCAA ACCCCACAGAGAGCATCTATGATGTACCGAGCTCTCTTTTGAGAAGGATTCCTGATCACACTTTAG AGGAGCAGCCGGAAGACGAAGTTTACTGGAGGATATAA
- the LOC117958753 gene encoding BUB3-interacting and GLEBS motif-containing protein ZNF207-like isoform X1, whose protein sequence is MGRKKKKQMKPWCWYCNRDFDDEKILIQHQKAKHFKCHICHKKLYTGPGLAIHCMQVHKETIDGVPNAIPGRTDIELEIYGMEGIPEKDMEERRRVLEQKNQETQKKKQNQDDSDEYDEDDEPGPSFQQPSAGQPQAGYIPPMTQPSMPPGSGASGIPPGSYSGIPPMMPGVPPMMPGMPPVMPGMPPGMIPMGGMMPPGPGMPPMMPGVAPGMPPPVGHCPGITHMAQVPSAANILTRPAVPASTAPSSQPDVTKPLFPIGGQMGSRVACTSEGSSSADSQFASPKALFPVTSQSQQSGSPHPPSSDPSKPTFPAYTQTTLAVASPNAGSSTVSKPPSTVTSKPATLTTSSATSKLIHPDEDISLEELRAQLQRYQRSIPRPAQNTAAASPVSSVGGMMVPQQPSMRHSIPGQYGGPSQGLPGYMPGGMLPYGQAPPVVPPGYQGAPPRPPMGMRPSVMSPGARY, encoded by the exons AtgggaagaaagaagaaaaagcaaatgAAGCCTTGGTGCTG GTACTGCAACAGAGATTTTGATGATGAAAAGATTCTCATTCAGCATCAGAAGGCCAAACACTTCAAGTGCCACATCTGTCATAAAAAGCTGTACACTGGTCCTGGGCTTGCAATCCACTGTATGCAG GTACATAAAGAGACCATCGATGGAGTCCCTAATGCAATCCCTGGAAGAACCGATATTGAGCTGGAAATATATGGCATGGAGGGTATTCCCGAAAAAGACatggaagagagaagaagagtgcTAGAGCAAAAGAACCAAG AGActcaaaagaaaaagcagaaccAGGATGACTCTGATGAGTATGATGAAGATGACGAGCCTGGTCCCTCTTTCCAGCAGCCTTCTGCAGGCCAGCCACAGGCAGGCTACATACCCCCTATGACCCAGCCCAGCATGCCTCCTGGCTCCGGTGCTTCAGGTATCCCGCCAGGCAGCTACTCAG GAATTCCCCCAATGATGCCAGGTGTGCCACCAATGATGCCAGGAATGCCCCCTGTAATGCCAGGAATGCCTCCAGG gATGATACCAATGGGTGGGATGATGCCTCCAGGCCCAGGGATGCCACCAATGATGCCAGGTGTGGCACCAG GCATGCCTCCTCCTGTGGGCCACTGTCCAGGCATCACGCACATGGCTCAGGTTCCCTCTGCTGCAAACATACTGACTAGACCTGCTGTCCCTGCTTCCACTGCCCCATCAAGCCAGCCTGATGTAACAAAGCCTCTTTTTCCCATTGGTGGACAG ATGGGCAGTCGTGTTGCATGTACAAGTGAAGGCTCATCCAGTGCAGACTCACAGTTCGCCTCCCCTAAAGCTCTGTTCCCTGTCACATCACAA AGTCAGCAGTCAGGGTCCCCCCACCCTCCTTCCTCTGATCCCTCAAAGCCCACATTCCCGGCCTACACTCAGACCACCTTAGCTGTGGCCAGCCCCAATGCTGGAAGCAGTACGGTCTCCAAACCCCCCTCTACTGTGACCAGTAAGCCTGCCACCCTCACCACCTCCAGTGCAACCAGTAAGTTGATCCACCCTGATGAGGATATCTCACTG GAAGAGTTGCGCGCTCAGTTGCAGAGGTACCAGCGCAGTATTCCCCGGCCAGCCCAGAACACCGCTGCTGCCTCGCCAGTGAGTTCTGTGGGTGGCATGATGGTTCCTCAGCAGCCCAGCATGAGGCATTCCATACCTG GCCAGTACGGTGGTCCATCCCAGGGGCTGCCAGGCTACATGCCAGGAGGGATGCTTCCGTACGGACAAGCCCCTCCTGTGGTTCCCCCTGGGTACCAGGGAGCCCCTCCACGGCCACCCATGGGTATGAGACCCTCTGTCATGTCGCCTGGAGCCCGCTACTGA
- the c15h17orf75 gene encoding protein Njmu-R1 isoform X1, which yields MFTSQTSSFQDSIDVEERDDFDSEEIAGYSQKIQLNCYYTIYLYQGTRSEASGAWNQRRADSTTSQDDFSLTLIDSSLPSEAEPELRTYISRRLSKGALLGGMGNIATVELSIPEQAVGCYCCLLEQERSPEQPDADGNGYVICFMGGSEKGLNLFRLELDKYVQGLHSSLQTPELQNLETEVRPYLSQWYEESVMHIYRVVQLVQSNISFLLHAALNHTHVEVNNSDERTKADVSRFIKAASLQGLSQQDTTTASLCKAISEDTHSDLIIDCSTSPPILSNTVSNRFCEDWIQAFLNAAERCNPFLLRQILENFKLKAIQDMNSLKRFVRQAEMSHYALFRCCQFLQGCGNGDVLLQNARAEHSDLPEACSIISVLEEFLKEHAQAQA from the exons ATGTTTACATCCCAAACCTCGTCCTTCCAGGATTCAATTGACGTGGAAGAGAGAGATGACTTTGACAGCGAGGAAATTGCTGGATACAGCCAGAAAATTCAGCTGAACTGCTACTACACCATCTATCTTTATCAAGGCACAAG ATCTGAGGCTTCAGGGGCGTGGAACCAAAGACGAGCAGACTCCACAACAAGTCAGGATGACTTTAG CCTGACACTGATTGACAGCAGCCTGCCATCAGAGGCGGAACCTGAGCTGCGGACCTACATTTCAAGGAGGCTGAGCAAAGGTGCCCTGCTGGGAGGCATGGGCAATATCGCCACTGTGGAACTAAG TATTCCAGAGCAGGCAGTCGGCTGCTACTGCTGTCTCCTGGAGCAGGAAAGGTCTCCTGAACAGCCTGATGCTGATGGAAATGGATACGTCATCTGCTTCATGGGCGGCTCTGAAAAAGGACTGAACTT ATTTAGGTTAGAGCTTGATAAATATGTCCAAGGCCTACATAGCAGTCTGCAAACCCCAGAG CTGCAGAACCTTGAGACAGAGGTGCGTCCCTATCTGAGTCAGTGGTACGAGGAGTCTGTGATGCACATTTATCGGGTGGTGCAGCTGGTCCAAAGCAACATCAGCTTTTTGCTGCATGCT GCTCTGAATCACACACATGTCGAAGTCAATAATTCAGATGAGAGGACAAAGGCGGATGTGTCCAG GTTCATCAAAGCAGCCAGTTTGCAGGGTCTGTCCCAACAAGACACTACAACAGCTTCTCTGTGTAAGGCTATCTCAGAGGACACCCACTCTGACCTGATCATAGACTGTTCCACCAGCCCACCCATACTCTCAAACACTG tcaGTAATCGTTTCTGTGAAGACTGGATTCAGGCATTTCTAAACGCTGCAGAGCGTTGTAATCCTTTCCTGCTCAGACAGATTCTGGAGAACTTCAAACTTAAG GCCATCCAGGACATGAACAGCCTGAAGCGTTTCGTGCGACAAGCAGAGATGAGTCACTACGCCCTGTTTCGCTGCTGCCAGTTCCTACAGGGCTGCGGAAATGGGGATGTGTTGCTCCAGAATGCCAGGGCAGAGCACAGTGACTTGCCTGAAGCCTGCAGCATCATCAGTGTCCTGGAGGAGTTCCTCAAAGAACACGCCCAGGCCCAGGCTTGA